In Luteolibacter arcticus, the genomic stretch CTCTGTGGGATCTTCCCGAGCGATTCAACGGAAGCGAGGCAATCAACCATGTCGATGCCGCACGCACTCTTCGCTTGTCGTGCTTCGCATCCTTGAGAGCCACGTGGCGGCGAAGAGGAAGGCTGGTCGGTGTTTCGGGATAAGGCTGCGCGGCCCGATTGAACGATCATCGGACAATTGCCTAACATGTATTAGGTAGATTCCCCCTGGTGCCGGTGCGTCAATTTCGTCATGCGACGAAATTGAACCGATGATGCGATGGAAAGTTCTTGGCAAGGCGAACTCCTTCGGTAGCAAGTCACGCTCGTTCTGCGCATGTCCATGTTAGTGGATTGATGCGCCTGAGCCTCCAAAAACCTCCGTTCCATGAAGAGACGCCCATTCACATTGCCCGGAAGCATTGCATTGATCGTTGCGGCACAATGCGTTTCTTCAGTTTCGTGGGGAGAGATCGAGGCCCCGGTCTTCAGTCCTTCGCCCGGTGACTTCTCGGTGGGGCTCGACGTGGCGATCACTGCGCCGACTCCGGGGTCGGAGGTCCATTACACGTTGAATGGCGCGGAGCCGACGCGTTTCGATCCGGTCATCGTTTCGGGCAGTGCGATTCGGATCAGCAGGACATCGAATCTGAAAGCGAAAGCCTGGGTCGGGGTGGATCCGAGCAACGTGTCCGAGTCGACATTCCGGATTACCGGCTCGATTTCGTGCGGCTATCAGCATGGGCTGGCCATGAGCGTCGCGGGACGGCTTTGGTCGTGGGGCGAGCAGGGGAGCGGCAGGTTGGGCAACGCGAACACCGCGAGTGCCGATGTCGTTTCGCCGGCGCAAGTGCTTCTGAACCAGACTCCGGTCTATTTCGACATGGGGTCCCGGATTGCTGCAGGATATGACCATTCGGTTGCGTTGGATCAACAGGGAAACGTCTGGGCATTCGGAGAAAATGGCGACGGCCAGTTGGGGAACAACGCCACGGCGGACAGTGGCTTGCCGGTCCGCGTGCTGGAAAGCACGACCGCCGGAGATTATCTTGAGGGCTGTGTCGGAATTGACGTAGGACAGATTTTCTCGGTGGCCCTTCTATCTTCGGGCATTCCCGTGGCTTGGGGCTCGCAGGCGTCAGGAAGGCTGGGCAACGGCGTCACCAGCTCGAATGCACGCAAGTATGCGGCGGTCGTCATGAACGGGGATGTTGCCGGCTACCCCGCATTGAGCGGCATTCGTCAGGTTGATGCCGGCTACGGACACGCCATGGCGCGCGAGCCGAATGCCGTTGAAGCGGCGGGCGGTCTCGGACGGGTGTGGGTGTGGGGCCGGAATCATGTCGGGCAGTTGGGCCGTGGTGACACAAATCAGATCTCCCGTGCCTATCCCATGCTTTTGGCGGCCAACACTGTTTTGACCGACGCGATCGATGCCTCGGGCGGAGGGGCGCACACCTCCGTGGTGCGCTGGAAGGACGGGGATTCGAATCTCGAAGGCACGGTCTGGTCGTGTGGCTCACGGGAGTTCGGGCGCCTGGGCAATGGATCGACTTCCAGCGGTGATGTCCTCTATCCGGTGAAGGCCAAGAAAGTCGGCAACACCGACCTCACCGGCGTGGTGCAGGTTTCGGCGGGGCCTTCCCATACCCTTGCGGTGGACCGGCAGGGTCACGTTTGGGCTTGGGGCAACAATCAGTACGGGCAGTTGGGCGACGGGACCATCACTCACAGCGGCTATGCACTGATGGTGAAAAACACGGCTGGAACCGGAGTTCTTGAGAACATTGTCATGGTCTCCGCGGGTGGCGAGAGCACCTCCGGACGGAGCATGGCGCTGGCAGCGGACGGCACCATCTACGTGTGGGGTCGGAATGACGACGGGCAATTGGGCAACGGGCAGACGGCCAACGCTACGACGCTCCCCATGGCCCACACTCATAACAACGTCAGCGAGGGCGCGCCTTCGCTTGCGATGGAAGTTGAAGTCACGGCTCCGAATTCTCCGGGCAAGGCGGTGGTGGATTTCGCTCCCGCCCATTCGGCCCCCGGCGGAGTGGGCAATATCGATCATGTCGTCGCCTATCTGGACGGTGCCGTCGCGGGCACGCTCAGCGGGCCTCCGTGGACGGTTTCCGTCGACTCACTGGGTTACGGCAGTCATCAGGTCTATGGCATCGCCACGGACAACGAGGGCAATACCGCCATGTCGCCCTCGGTGAGATTCACCATCGGTGACTTGACCGGGGACCCGAGCATGGATGAGGACGGCGATGGCCTGACCAATGCACGGGAGCTGCAATTGAACTCAGATCCCAACGACGACGACTCCGATGACGACGGCATGGAGGACGGCTTCGAAGAGGCCTACTTCACGCCTCAAGCCATCATGGATCCTGGCACGCAGCTTCCGCAGTATGGACCGGCCGGAAATCTGGACGGGGACTCGATGAACAACCTGGATGAGTGCGATGCGGGCACCTTGCCTAACAACTACAACGAGCAATTCTCGATCACCACGGCCCAGGCACGTTGGTTTGGTGTGAAAGGCACCTACTATCAGCTCCAATGGGCTCCATTCCTCTTCGGGCCATGGAAAGGGTTTGAACCGTTCCGTGTAGGAGCAAACGCTTGGATCGAGATCAAGATGGATGATCTCTATTACACCAGGACAGGGTACTGGAGGATGGAGTACTTTTCGCTGCACGATGACGTGACGTGGGATGACGACTGGGACGGGGACGGGATGGAGACCTGGTGGGAGATCGACCATGGCTTCGCCTACGGCCCGCCCGACGGCTTGACCACCATCAACGGTGCCGGTGGCGACCCGGACGGCGACGGACTCACGAATATCCAAGAATGGAACCTACGGGCACAGGGCTTCAGCCCGAGGATGCGGGATTCGGATGGCGACGGCTACTCGGACTCGATCGCACTGGGCCTCGCCGGATACTGGAAGCTTGATGATGGAAGTGGTGTCAACGCAATCGACTCATCCGGCCTCTATCGGAATGCATTGCTCGTGCCCGCGCCGGGTAACGGTGGTGCTCCTGACTTGTCGACAGAGGTGGGCATGCGCTCCGGGGCACTTTCCTTTGTTGCATCCGACGACGCCCACCTGAGCATTCCCGATGGATCATTGACGCCCGTCCTGGATGGCACGACCGACGCGACGGTCAGTCTCTGGTTCACCAGCACCGCGCCGATTTCCGCCGGTTACTCGCGGGCACTTTTGAGCGCCACCGGCGCGGGCAATCTGCCCACCTGGACGATCACCTTGGAAAGATTGGTGGGCGGGCAACTCCTGCTGAAAAGCACTGCGCCCGGCGGGTCGGGCGAGTGGCCGCTTGCCTGGCCGGTCGATGCTGCTTCCGGCGACTGGCACCATGTCGTCGTCGTGCGCCATGCGGGTGGCTACCGG encodes the following:
- a CDS encoding LamG-like jellyroll fold domain-containing protein — encoded protein: MKRRPFTLPGSIALIVAAQCVSSVSWGEIEAPVFSPSPGDFSVGLDVAITAPTPGSEVHYTLNGAEPTRFDPVIVSGSAIRISRTSNLKAKAWVGVDPSNVSESTFRITGSISCGYQHGLAMSVAGRLWSWGEQGSGRLGNANTASADVVSPAQVLLNQTPVYFDMGSRIAAGYDHSVALDQQGNVWAFGENGDGQLGNNATADSGLPVRVLESTTAGDYLEGCVGIDVGQIFSVALLSSGIPVAWGSQASGRLGNGVTSSNARKYAAVVMNGDVAGYPALSGIRQVDAGYGHAMAREPNAVEAAGGLGRVWVWGRNHVGQLGRGDTNQISRAYPMLLAANTVLTDAIDASGGGAHTSVVRWKDGDSNLEGTVWSCGSREFGRLGNGSTSSGDVLYPVKAKKVGNTDLTGVVQVSAGPSHTLAVDRQGHVWAWGNNQYGQLGDGTITHSGYALMVKNTAGTGVLENIVMVSAGGESTSGRSMALAADGTIYVWGRNDDGQLGNGQTANATTLPMAHTHNNVSEGAPSLAMEVEVTAPNSPGKAVVDFAPAHSAPGGVGNIDHVVAYLDGAVAGTLSGPPWTVSVDSLGYGSHQVYGIATDNEGNTAMSPSVRFTIGDLTGDPSMDEDGDGLTNARELQLNSDPNDDDSDDDGMEDGFEEAYFTPQAIMDPGTQLPQYGPAGNLDGDSMNNLDECDAGTLPNNYNEQFSITTAQARWFGVKGTYYQLQWAPFLFGPWKGFEPFRVGANAWIEIKMDDLYYTRTGYWRMEYFSLHDDVTWDDDWDGDGMETWWEIDHGFAYGPPDGLTTINGAGGDPDGDGLTNIQEWNLRAQGFSPRMRDSDGDGYSDSIALGLAGYWKLDDGSGVNAIDSSGLYRNALLVPAPGNGGAPDLSTEVGMRSGALSFVASDDAHLSIPDGSLTPVLDGTTDATVSLWFTSTAPISAGYSRALLSATGAGNLPTWTITLERLVGGQLLLKSTAPGGSGEWPLAWPVDAASGDWHHVVVVRHAGGYRARLDGISLDDASVTTALGALDVTSLCLGRAHDGAGSFIAGSGWLGAMDEVRIYRRAIESAYLNDLFAPNDSDRDGLPDLWENKWFGNLSQTGSDDSDLDGVNNFAEFMAGSPPGDFYNGQIPTVTVIEGAPQEVVRGDVSRKIVFEVTVPSKTHPYPARDRVAGAPVSLKALAVTANVKPGRLSEDPEGADSTSRKILTTGSDGRVTVYFIAPR